The window CTGCTGCTTCGTCTACATCATAAGTCTAAGTATGGCATAATTCTTCGATTAGtttattatttcaggattaaattaattcatttgtctaaaaatcacgtataaattcaactgtactattttaTGGGTAAATACTTTCCTAGACTATGCATGATCGCGGGATGCTTCATGCACAACACTGCTTTTTTGATAGCACATATATAGACATGACTTAAGTCTAATTCCATGcaggttaggggtcgtttgataggatgcattagataaaataatacATGCATTaactttgtgtattaataataccttgtttggtacactttttgaacctatgcattagttataaactctatttggtattatcctatgcataactaatgcataaaaATCATGGTATTAACAATGCAATGGGTTTTATTGCATGCATTATCTTAGTTAAAGATAAcattgtccttcaaaatttatgcttgattaaaatatattattatattaatgcaagtttgaaataatccaagaaagtggaaaataaaattatatccctagtaaataaataaatagttaatatattttcttttttatatatataaatattcatttctatactacaatataggtagacaaatcaaataatttttttaaaacctttttcatataaaaatatttttcaacatatgtttcttttaaaaagataaaGTGATGGACTGGTTATGAGTGTATTTTTGTAAACgaacaattcttttagaaattgtgcaatgctttaatacatcaaatcaaacaatggataagaaatatgtctgcataactaatacaagtataactaataccagcattactaataTACCGTATTCAGCACTATACTTATAAactctaccaaacgaccccttagtttTATGGTTGGTTAACGTGAACGAATGCTCCTATGTATGTAAAAAGAGGAAATAAACACCAAAGTGAAGATATACAGTACTAAATGATATCCAAAATCATAAGATGGGCATATATAAAAGAATTTTGCGCATGATAGGTATATATTGTACGTTGATAAATCTTGGGCTAGACCCATGTGTTAGATTCTAAGCCTATACAATAGGTCAGATCTTCACTAGTTAGAAGCAAATTAGTGCAAAGCTTTTCAACAGCATCAGAATAGTAACCACATGAGGCCCTCTCTTTTGGTCTTCCACCTTTCTGTTCTTTGAGTTGCCacaagaatttcttttcaagacttaagtatatattttttatctttttttctatCTTGACCACTTTTTGCATGCACTATTAACAAATTGATACCTTAATGGAATTTTTATGCAGCTTATATATGTTGCTTAACCCAAACCTTTTAATGTAACGCTTCTAAAATTATACCTATATCCAGGGGCGGATCAACATTGTCTACTATAGTTACATGTGAACCCAGTAGTTTTTGCTACGATCCAATATATGTATTAGGAAATCTACATAAACTTTAAATCTTGGATCTATATTAACAAAAATATACTTGATTGTATATTTAATAAGAAATCTATGGAGatatatattaaaaaatctaCAGAAATATTTGTTCAGCACTGTATATGTGTTAAGACTACATAAATGCTTGACTAAGAACCTAATTATTATTATATACAAATAACTTGAGATTGCTACAGaaacccataaactttaaatcttgAATCCCTCTCTGCCTACATGCTTCAAACATGAAGAAAAATTTACTATTCATGAAACACTCTTTCTTTTCctgttttaattatttttccttttaagtTTGGACATTAAAGTTAACTGGACATTTACCCAAAGCTTATTCACCTTTTTTGTGAAATAAGCAACTGATTTAGAAATGACTCTTATGATTTCCCATGCTATCAACGACACTTTTCCATTAATTTAAGGCCATTGTACTGTTCTAATAAAGTTTCCTTTAAGAATTCTGTGTATTTCTTGCGCACTATATGTTCGTTAATAAATAGCATAAAATTGGAGAGAAAATGGAAAATTTCGTAGAGCCGAGAAGAATCTTCTTCTCTTTTCCCCTTGGTAAAAGGCTACCCCACTATGTGCACTACACTGTAGAAATATATTCAAATCAATGTTACTTACCTGTAATATTTTTGCCCATAATGAGTAACTATAGTGCTTCAACATTAACTTCTATTTGTAATAATGACTCTTCATAAGTAACACAACGGAGTATTAGGTATTTCAATTCAAACTATATCACAGAAATTAGAACGGAAGAAGTATATTGAACCTCCTCACCATATAATTGAACGCATGAATTAGAATCAAGGCATGAATATTTTAACGGAAAAGGGATAATGCCTCTAAACTATtggaaaaagttttaaaatacCCTTCACCTACCTATTGGGTTAAAAATAGCTCTCCATCCACCTTTTTAGTTCACTTATGTCTTTTAACCGTTAGGTCAATgctgaattaaaaataataattatttaaatttcaaGTGATCACTTTTTATTGGTCGAAATTAAAACATTAACCTATTAGAATGACTCACCCATATTTACCCGTTTTTCGGACTAACCCACCCCAAACACTAACTCGACCCGAATAAAAAGTTCAACTAAAAAAAGACAGCCCCACTTCCATCTAACTCCGGGTTAACTGCTGCAAAAAACACATTAGGAAACAAGGAGATCATAATTATGCTTCACTAGTGGACTTTCTTGACCAATCTGGGAAACTACAAGAGGCAGAGAAAGTCGTTGAATAATGCCAATGCAACAAACAGAATTAGCACTGAATTGGAGAAAATAAATTTCCAGCTTATGTGGGTGATAGGGCTTATTAGTTAGGATCTGTTAGCCCTGATGTAATGTTACtgctaatatatatatatcaagaagATACAAACCTAGGAAAATGCTTACTCACCAACATATTGAGATAAAGATATTTCACACAGATGCAATGCTACTGCTTATAGTTGTTGGAAGTTCGCACCAGCATAACTGATGGAAATTGTCACTCCTATTATATCATTTCTTTCAACTTTTAGTGGCATAAAGGTGGACAAACAGCATGGTGAAAATAGTAAGGGTTATTGCTGTCATCCTTCCATCTAACTCGGAGTTAGATGGAAGAGGGACGACTTTTTTGTAGTTGAACTTTTTATTCGGGCTGGGTTAGTGTTTGGGGCGAGTTAGTCCGAAAAATGGGTAGATATGGGTGGGTCTTTCTAATAGGTTAGATGTTTTAACTTCGACCAATAAAAAGTTGTCACgtgaaatttaaataattattatttttaattcattATTGACCTTAACGGTCAAATGGCATAAGTGAACCAAAAAAGTGAATGAAGGGATATTTTTAGCCCAATAAATAGATGAAgggtatttttaaatatttttcaatagtttagGGGCATTTTTAACCCTTCTCCGATATTTTAATTAGAAGCCTTATTAGaaagcaatttaagtgacatCTGTACAACAATTTGTAGGTTAGTAATTAGAATAGACAGTAGATTATAGAATGTGaatgaacttttttttttaaaatgtgtgCAAGGAAGCAAATGAGAAAGTATTTCGTTCTTTGTGGAGAAAGTTTATTTCGCTTTCAAAGACTTACTGTGTATTTCACAACAAATCATAGAatataaatggaaaaaagttGATTATCATAATTCACtaaaaacaattaatataatactCAGATTATCaggaacaaacaaaataaaactgGAAATGgggggaaaaaaaaggaaaaggtaaGAGACAAGAAACATAGAGAATACAGCTAGAGCAAGTTGCGTATAAGCTTTAGTAGCTATAAATAGTTAAGGGCACAAAATCCATATCGACAAACCAAGCCAAAATTGACTGACATTCACTAAATAAAAGGCTTATTAATTATTAGCATACGAAATTTCTTGAATGGCTTTCACTCCTCAATACTATAGCCACATCTTTTCCAATGAATTCAACTCTTCTCTCCCTGCAGGCGAAGGCGAAGGCGTTAGCGCCTTACAAATATGCAATTCCCAAGTAACCCCGTCATCAGTACTTTATGATAATAATAATATTGAGGCGCAGTTACTCAACATTAATTCACTGCCTGACCATTATGTCCCTCCAtcaatttcaaattcaatgaTGCCATGGTTCCCTGAACGACTTGGCGTAGTTTCAGACATGACCGTGCCCGCTCTACTACCCGCGCCGGCCTCCTCTTCTGATACGTTTTCTAGCGACTATTCTTTCAATAGTACTACTACTCATCACGTTTATGCAGCCGACCAACATGAGGCTTGTGAATCTTGTTGGGACGAAACTACTACTCGTCTCGATCATCACTCCAGCTTCAATAATTGGTCCCGTTGTCCTCTCGCTACCTCCAATAATTGGGTACATTTCCGGACGTCGTCCTTTGCTTCATCTATTTTAATTTGTTGAAGTCTATGATCAACTCATTATCCAAAAACTTAAGCTGGAGaacatttttatttacttaattatgttttCAAAACTAGGCTTGATTTTCTTATGAGACAGCAcatgtgatttttttttatattgaaTGGTGCTGAGAATCAAATCCAAAATCTTACTCTGTACTAAAACCATGTTAAATTGTGTGAATGCTACCAATTCATCTAAAAGTTTAAACTATTAAAGTGAGCATAACTTTATCCACTTGATCATGTGTCTTGAACATATTTCTCATAGATCACACACAAATTAGCTACTCTAACATTTTATGCATGGCAAGttaacaaaacaaagaaaatactTTAAGTTTCAGCTGAGAGACTCAGACAGATTTTTTAAACTGTTGTTGTCAGGGGCCTCAAAGGGAGACAAGCCCAAAAGTCAAAGAAACGCCAGCAATGAAGATCGGAAGGTATTCAGAAGAGGAGAGGAAGGACAGAATTCTCCGATATcttaagaaaagaaatcaaaGGAACTTCAACAAAACCATTAAGGTTTCTACATCTCtttctttttatatataatataaagtTTTACATATGATTAGTT is drawn from Nicotiana tabacum cultivar K326 chromosome 9, ASM71507v2, whole genome shotgun sequence and contains these coding sequences:
- the LOC107823190 gene encoding uncharacterized protein LOC107823190, whose translation is MAFTPQYYSHIFSNEFNSSLPAGEGEGVSALQICNSQVTPSSVLYDNNNIEAQLLNINSLPDHYVPPSISNSMMPWFPERLGVVSDMTVPALLPAPASSSDTFSSDYSFNSTTTHHVYAADQHEACESCWDETTTRLDHHSSFNNWSRCPLATSNNWGPQRETSPKVKETPAMKIGRYSEEERKDRILRYLKKRNQRNFNKTIKYACRKTLADKRVRVRGRFAKNNEVCDDEKGINDICHGSKDARYDNPFQMKHPDQYEENWLEEAITNLMHIPYIGSSYDHGGMSVERFMS